The Lepus europaeus isolate LE1 chromosome 21, mLepTim1.pri, whole genome shotgun sequence genome has a window encoding:
- the LOC133750684 gene encoding RB-associated KRAB zinc finger protein-like isoform X2, translating into MNTAQGPVSFKDVAVGFTQEEWRQLEPAQRRTYREVMLENYSHLVAVGGDISKPRVIVKLEQGEEPWVPEGELPCRSRAEEAWKAGAPAERVPVAGGARSARLPGEAESAAGGAPGRSSDPAPSSVAGRERISCGEDFESTSELISSDGRYAGVRPGACEGRESVCAGGGAPWATRVSKEDRVLQGGGLLEKPFEYLGALDGDAVFLTHGRACAVQKVGAWGGAGADMLGVRGFGAFPRAPAEGKPFECAECGKSFCKKSKFIIHQRAHTGEKPYACGVCGKRFSQKGTLTVHRRSHLQEKPYKCVECGKTFCQKLHLTQHLRTHSGEKPYACSQCGKTFCQKTHLTLHLRNHSGERPYPCGECGKSFSRRSALSDHQRTHTGEKLYQCEQCGKAYYRKSTLITHQRTHTGEKPYACSECGKRFSRVSYLTIHYRSHLEEKPYACAECGKTFNLSSAFLRHQKLHAEGRAPECGACGRPCSEPACGGALRGAHVEEKPYGCRECGKSFSHNSSLFRHQRVHTGEKPFECHQCGKFFSQKSYLTIHHRIHSGEKPYACSACGKVFSRMSNLTVHYRSHSGEKPYECSACGKVFSQKSYLTVHYRTHSGEKPYACAECGKRFHHRSAFNSHRRIHGRGSASGLAAGGL; encoded by the exons ATGAACACGGCGCAG GGGCCAGTGTCGTTCAAGGACGTGGCCGTGGGCTTCACACAGGAGGAGTGGCGGCAGCTGGAGCCGGCGCAGAGGCGGACGTACCGGGAGGTGATGCTGGAGAACTACAGCCACCTCGTGGCCGTGG GCGGTGACATCTCCAAACCACGCGTGATCGTGAAGTTGGAGCAGGGGGAGGAGCCGTGGGTGCCGGAAGGCGAGCTGCCGTGTCGGAGCCGTGCGG aagaGGCCTGGAAGGCTGGTGCCCCGGCAGAGAGAGTCCCAGTGGCGGGGGGCGCCCGCAGCGCGCGCCTGCCGGGAGAGGCGGAGAGCGCGGCTGGTGGGGCTCCCGGCAGAAGCAGCGACCCGGCCCCCTCGAGCGTGGCGGGCCGCGAGCGCATCTCCTGCGGAGAGGACTTCGAGTCCACCTCGGAATTAATCAGCAGCGACGGCCGCTACGCGGGAGTGCGCCCGGGCGCGTGCGAGGGCCGTGAGAGTGTCTGTGCCGGCGGCGGCGCGCCCTGGGCCACCCGTGTATCCAAGGAGGACCGCGTCCTGCAGGGAGGTGGCCTCTTGGAGAAGCCCTTCGAGTACTTGGGAGCCCTGGACGGTGACGCTGTGTTCCTGACGCACGGGAGGGCGTGCGCGGTGCAGAAGGTGGGCGCGTGGGGCGGCGCCGGCGCGGACATGCTCGGCGTGCGTGGCTTCGGCGCGTTCCCGCGGGCGCCGGCCGAGGGGAAGCCCTTCGAGTGCGCCGAGTGCGGGAAGTCCTTCTGCAAGAAGTCCAAGTTCATCATCCACCAGCGGGCGCACACGGGCGAGAAGCCGTATGCGTGCGGCGTGTGCGGCAAGCGCTTCAGCCAGAAGGGCACGCTCACGGTGCACCGCAGGTCGCACCTGCAGGAGAAGCCCTACAAGTGCGTGGAGTGCGGCAAGACCTTCTGCCAGAAACTGCACCTCACGCAGCACCTGCGCACGCACTCGGGGGAGAAGCCCTACGCCTGCAGCCAGTGCGGCAAGACCTTCTGCCAGAAGACGCACCTCACGCTGCACCTGCGCAACCACTCGGGGGAGCGGCCCTACCCGTGCGGCGAGTGCGGCAAGTCCTTCTCCCGCCGCTCGGCGCTCAGCGACCACCAGCGCACGCACACGGGCGAGAAGCTGTACCAGTGCGAGCAGTGCGGCAAGGCCTACTACCGCAAGTCCACGCTCATCACGCACCAGCGCACGCACACGGGCGAGAAGCCCTACGCGTGCAGCGAGTGCGGCAAGCGCTTCTCGCGCGTGTCCTACCTCACCATCCACTACCGCAGCCACCTGGAGGAGAAGCCGTACGCGTGCGCCGAGTGCGGCAAGACCTTCAACCTGAGCTCGGCCTTCCTCAGGCACCAGAAGCTGCACGCCGAGGGCCGGGCGCCCGAGTGCGGCGCGTGCGGGCGGCCCTGCTCCGAGCCGGCGTGCGGCGGCGCGCTCCGCGGGGCGCACGTGGAGGAGAAGCCGTACGGGTGCCGCGAGTGCGGCAAGAGCTTCTCGCACAACTCCTCGCTCTTCCGGCACCAGCGAGTGCACACGGGCGAGAAGCCCTTCGAGTGCCACCAGTGCGGCAAGTTCTTCTCGCAGAAGTCCTACCTCACCATCCACCACCGCATCCACTCGGGCGAGAAGCCGTACGCCTGCAGCGCCTGCGGCAAGGTCTTCTCGCGCATGTCCAACCTCACGGTGCACTACCGCAGCCACTCGGGCGAGAAGCCCTACGAGTGCAGCGCCTGCGGCAAGGTCTTCTCGCAGAAGTCCTACCTCACCGTGCACTACCGCACGCACTCGGGCGAGAAGCCGTACGCGTGCGCCGAGTGCGGGAAGAGGTTCCACCACCGCTCCGCCTTCAACAGCCATCGGCGGATCCACGGGCGCGGGAGCGCGAGCGGGCTTGCCGCGGGAGGCCTGTGA
- the LOC133750684 gene encoding RB-associated KRAB zinc finger protein-like isoform X1, with product MVRVGASPGAASPLWALTRELSAGLSSPRLTGCRLHEMNTAQGPVSFKDVAVGFTQEEWRQLEPAQRRTYREVMLENYSHLVAVGGDISKPRVIVKLEQGEEPWVPEGELPCRSRAEEAWKAGAPAERVPVAGGARSARLPGEAESAAGGAPGRSSDPAPSSVAGRERISCGEDFESTSELISSDGRYAGVRPGACEGRESVCAGGGAPWATRVSKEDRVLQGGGLLEKPFEYLGALDGDAVFLTHGRACAVQKVGAWGGAGADMLGVRGFGAFPRAPAEGKPFECAECGKSFCKKSKFIIHQRAHTGEKPYACGVCGKRFSQKGTLTVHRRSHLQEKPYKCVECGKTFCQKLHLTQHLRTHSGEKPYACSQCGKTFCQKTHLTLHLRNHSGERPYPCGECGKSFSRRSALSDHQRTHTGEKLYQCEQCGKAYYRKSTLITHQRTHTGEKPYACSECGKRFSRVSYLTIHYRSHLEEKPYACAECGKTFNLSSAFLRHQKLHAEGRAPECGACGRPCSEPACGGALRGAHVEEKPYGCRECGKSFSHNSSLFRHQRVHTGEKPFECHQCGKFFSQKSYLTIHHRIHSGEKPYACSACGKVFSRMSNLTVHYRSHSGEKPYECSACGKVFSQKSYLTVHYRTHSGEKPYACAECGKRFHHRSAFNSHRRIHGRGSASGLAAGGL from the exons ATGGTGAGGGTCGGTGCGTCTCCCGGTGCGGCTTCCCCTCTCTGGGCATTGACCCGCGAGCTcagcgccggcctctcctcccccaggctcACCGGCTGCAGGCTGCACGAGATGAACACGGCGCAG GGGCCAGTGTCGTTCAAGGACGTGGCCGTGGGCTTCACACAGGAGGAGTGGCGGCAGCTGGAGCCGGCGCAGAGGCGGACGTACCGGGAGGTGATGCTGGAGAACTACAGCCACCTCGTGGCCGTGG GCGGTGACATCTCCAAACCACGCGTGATCGTGAAGTTGGAGCAGGGGGAGGAGCCGTGGGTGCCGGAAGGCGAGCTGCCGTGTCGGAGCCGTGCGG aagaGGCCTGGAAGGCTGGTGCCCCGGCAGAGAGAGTCCCAGTGGCGGGGGGCGCCCGCAGCGCGCGCCTGCCGGGAGAGGCGGAGAGCGCGGCTGGTGGGGCTCCCGGCAGAAGCAGCGACCCGGCCCCCTCGAGCGTGGCGGGCCGCGAGCGCATCTCCTGCGGAGAGGACTTCGAGTCCACCTCGGAATTAATCAGCAGCGACGGCCGCTACGCGGGAGTGCGCCCGGGCGCGTGCGAGGGCCGTGAGAGTGTCTGTGCCGGCGGCGGCGCGCCCTGGGCCACCCGTGTATCCAAGGAGGACCGCGTCCTGCAGGGAGGTGGCCTCTTGGAGAAGCCCTTCGAGTACTTGGGAGCCCTGGACGGTGACGCTGTGTTCCTGACGCACGGGAGGGCGTGCGCGGTGCAGAAGGTGGGCGCGTGGGGCGGCGCCGGCGCGGACATGCTCGGCGTGCGTGGCTTCGGCGCGTTCCCGCGGGCGCCGGCCGAGGGGAAGCCCTTCGAGTGCGCCGAGTGCGGGAAGTCCTTCTGCAAGAAGTCCAAGTTCATCATCCACCAGCGGGCGCACACGGGCGAGAAGCCGTATGCGTGCGGCGTGTGCGGCAAGCGCTTCAGCCAGAAGGGCACGCTCACGGTGCACCGCAGGTCGCACCTGCAGGAGAAGCCCTACAAGTGCGTGGAGTGCGGCAAGACCTTCTGCCAGAAACTGCACCTCACGCAGCACCTGCGCACGCACTCGGGGGAGAAGCCCTACGCCTGCAGCCAGTGCGGCAAGACCTTCTGCCAGAAGACGCACCTCACGCTGCACCTGCGCAACCACTCGGGGGAGCGGCCCTACCCGTGCGGCGAGTGCGGCAAGTCCTTCTCCCGCCGCTCGGCGCTCAGCGACCACCAGCGCACGCACACGGGCGAGAAGCTGTACCAGTGCGAGCAGTGCGGCAAGGCCTACTACCGCAAGTCCACGCTCATCACGCACCAGCGCACGCACACGGGCGAGAAGCCCTACGCGTGCAGCGAGTGCGGCAAGCGCTTCTCGCGCGTGTCCTACCTCACCATCCACTACCGCAGCCACCTGGAGGAGAAGCCGTACGCGTGCGCCGAGTGCGGCAAGACCTTCAACCTGAGCTCGGCCTTCCTCAGGCACCAGAAGCTGCACGCCGAGGGCCGGGCGCCCGAGTGCGGCGCGTGCGGGCGGCCCTGCTCCGAGCCGGCGTGCGGCGGCGCGCTCCGCGGGGCGCACGTGGAGGAGAAGCCGTACGGGTGCCGCGAGTGCGGCAAGAGCTTCTCGCACAACTCCTCGCTCTTCCGGCACCAGCGAGTGCACACGGGCGAGAAGCCCTTCGAGTGCCACCAGTGCGGCAAGTTCTTCTCGCAGAAGTCCTACCTCACCATCCACCACCGCATCCACTCGGGCGAGAAGCCGTACGCCTGCAGCGCCTGCGGCAAGGTCTTCTCGCGCATGTCCAACCTCACGGTGCACTACCGCAGCCACTCGGGCGAGAAGCCCTACGAGTGCAGCGCCTGCGGCAAGGTCTTCTCGCAGAAGTCCTACCTCACCGTGCACTACCGCACGCACTCGGGCGAGAAGCCGTACGCGTGCGCCGAGTGCGGGAAGAGGTTCCACCACCGCTCCGCCTTCAACAGCCATCGGCGGATCCACGGGCGCGGGAGCGCGAGCGGGCTTGCCGCGGGAGGCCTGTGA